From the Kitasatospora atroaurantiaca genome, the window GAGCAGGGCGGCGAAGAGGCCCAGTGCGGCGGCCGGCGGGACGTGGTCCAGCAGCAGGCCGCTGCCGAGCATCCCGACAGGCACCCCGAGCATGAAGACCGTCATGGTGGCGGCGACCACCCGGCCGCGCAGCTCGTCCGGCACGCGCTGGAAGATCAGGACGTCGACCATCACCCGGAGCGAGGGAATCCCCAGCATCATCGCGGCGAGGGCGACGAAGACCGTCACCGGGCCGCCGGGCAGCAGCGGCACCAGGAACAGCGGCACACAGACCCAGGCCACCGCCAGCAGGAGCTTGCCCGGGCCGAGCAGCCGGTGCAGACGGCCCACCAGCAGGGCACCCAGCAGCCCGCCCACGGCCTCCCCGGAGAGGGCCAGTCCGATGGACGCGGTGGAGCTGCCACCGTCCCGCAGCAGGACCATGACCGGCAGCAGCATCGCCGAGCCGACCAGGTTGAGGGCGAAGGTGACGGCGAGGGTCGAACGCAGCAGCGGACTGCCCATCAGGTGCCGGAAGCCGTCGAGCGCGCCGCCGTGCGAGCCGCCCTCGGCGGGCTCCGCCTTGCCGTCGAACCGGACCGCCACGGCGGCACAGAGCGAGAGCAGTGAGGCCAGGGCGGTGCCGAGGAAGGGCACGGCCCGCCCGAACCCGAGCAGGAACCCGGCCAGCGGCGGCCCGATCAGACTGGCTCCGCTGACCCGCAGCTCCTCCTGGGCGAGCGCCTGGCGCATCTGCTCCGGGGGCACCACCGCCCGGACGGCGATCATGCGCACCGGGCCGCCGTACGCCATGGTGGCGCCGATCACGGCGGCGGCCAGCAGGGTGTGGACGACGGTGAGCCGGTGCAGCAGAAGCGCCGTCACGACGCTGGCTGCCGTCAGGAAGCGAGCGGCGTCCGCCGCGATCAGGATCCGGCGGCGGTCCCGGCGGTCGGCGACGGCGCCGCCGTGCACCCCGAAGACCAGCGAGGCCGCGAACTGGACCGCGCCGAAGGCTCCGGCGACGGCCGGCGATCCGGTCATCGCCAGCAGCACGAGCGGGTAGGCGGTGTCCGCCACGCAGGTGCCGAGCATCGCCGAGGCCGCACCGCCCCAGAGCAGCTGGAAGCGCCAGTTCCGACGCAGTGGCACCGGCCGCTGCGTTCCGGCCACCTCGGTGAGCTCCACCGTAGCCATACCCCACCCCTTTTGCCTGAGCGCAGATGGTCACCCATCCGCAACCATTCATCGATGCGTGAATGCTTGCAGACAAGTGATTGATTGCGCAAGGGTGCACGTTGTGGGTAAATGGGCCCGTGGCGAAGCGAGACGGAGAACGCGAGGTCGGGGACGTTGCGACGCTGAAGGCACTCGCCGATCCCCTGCGGTTGGCGATCCTCAACGTCCTGATGAAGAGCGCTCCCGAGCCGCTGACGGTGAAGGAGATGGCGGCGGAGCTGGGCGAGCCTCAGACCAAGCTCTACCGGCACGTCAAGCAGTTGGAGAAGGCCGACCTCATCGTGGTGGCCGAGACCCGGCTGGTCTCGGGCATCGTCGAGAGCCGCTACCGGACCGGCCACACCTCACTGCGTCTGTCCCGCGAGATCTTCTCGGACGACTCCGCGGACCGGCCGGCCGCCCTCGGCACCATGCTCGCCGCGATGGACATGGTCCGCACCGACTTCCAGGGGCACTACCTCGGCCGCCGGATCGACTTCGCCGCTCCCGTCGACGGCTCGTCGGGCCCGCCCGGGCTCTTCAGCCACTTCGGCATGCGGCTCACCCCCGAGCGGCTCCTGCGCCTGCGCACCCAACTGGGCGCCATCCTCGACCAGCTGGCGGACGAGGGCGACAGTACCGAGGAGGACGCCGTCGACGTGACCCTCTTCACCCTGCTCTACGCGATCAAGCCGACGGCCGCACCCGACCGGGCGTAACGCGACGCGAGGCCCGGCTCAGCTTGGCTTTAAACCCCACCAAGACATGATCTTGGTGGGGTTTAAAGCCAAGCTCAGACGTAGCGCTCCAGGATGGACGATTCTGCGAGCCGCGACAGGCCCTCGCGGACCGAGCGGGCCCGCGTCTCGCCGACACCCTCGACGGTCTGCAGGTCGTCGATGCTGGCCGCCAGCAGCTTCTGCAGTCCGCCGAAGTGCTCCACCAGCCGCTCGATCACGGTGTTGGGCAGCCGCGGGACCTTCGCCAGCAGCCGGTAGCCGCGCGGCGAGACGGCGGAGTCCAGGGACTCGGGCGAACCGGAGTACCCGAGCGCCTTGGCCACCGTCTGCAGGTCGAGCAGCTCCGCATGGGTGAGCGCCTCCAGGTCGGCGAGCACCTCGGGGACGGTACGGCCGCGCTTCGCGGCGCGCTCCGGGAAGTAGTCGCGCGCGACCAGTTCGCGCTCGGGCTCGACACCCGCGATCAGCTCGTCCAGCTGGAGCGAGAGCAGTCGCCCGTCGGTACCGAGCTCCAGCACATAGCCGGCGATCTCGGCCGCGATCAGGCGGACCATCTCCAGCCGCTGGGCGACGGCGGTGACGTCCCGGACGGTCACCAGGTCCTCGATCTCCAGTGCGGAGAGTGTGCCGGCGACCTCGTCCAGGCGCAGCTTGTAGCGCTCCAGGGTGGCCAGCGCCTGGTTGGCGCGGGAGAGCACGGTGGTCGAGTCCTCGAGCACGCGGCGGGTGCCGTTGACGTACATCGCGATCAGCCGCATCGAGTGCGAGACCGCGACGACCGGGAAGCCGGTCTGCCGGTTGACCCGTTCGGCGGTGCGGTGGCGGGTGCCGGTCTCGTCGGTCGGGATCGTCGAGTCGGGCATCAGGTGCACGCCGGCTCTGACGATCTTGGTGATGTCCTTGTCGAGCACCACGGCGCCGTCCAGCTTGCACAGCTCGCGCAGCCGGGTGGCGGTGAACTCCACGTCCAGGACGAAGCCGCCCGTGCACAGTGATTCGACCGTCTTGTCGAAGCCCAGGACGATCAGGCCGCCGGTGTTGGCGCGGAGCACCCGCTCCAGACCGTCCCGCAACCCCGTCCCCGGGGCGATGGCACTGAGGGAGGCCCGCAGCAGGGCCTCCTCGCGGGAGGACTTGTCCGCCCGGTCGCTGGCTGCCACGTGACTCCTCCGGTCGACCCGGACCGTGTGGCGTGGCGCCCGACGGTCTGTCGCTGCATTACTGCACTTCATGCCAATTAGACAGGGCAAAGTCTAACTGCGTGCGGCAATAACAGGGTCTGGGTCAGCGCAGTTCGTCCGAGTCGACCGGTTCCCAGCCCTCCATCAGCTCCTCGGGGTAGGCCGCGGGCGGCGGTACAACGGCCTTTTCGGGGGCGGTACGCGGCTTCGCCGGCGCCCGCTTGCGGCCCGGGATGGCGCGCAGGGCCTCGCCGATGTCGGCGACCTCGACCACCTTCATCCCGCGCGGGACCTTGCCCGGGTCCGGCGGTACCAATGCATGGGTGAAGCCCAGCCGGTGCGCCTCCGCCAGTCGGCGCTGCACTCCCGTCACCCGGCGGACCTCCCCGGCCAGACCCACCTCGCCGATCGCCACCAGGTTGCTGGGCAGCGGGGTGTCGGAGGAGGAGCTGGCCACCGCAAGGGCGATGGCCAGGTCGGCGGAGGGCTCGGTGAGCTTCACGCCACCGACCGTCGCGGTGTAGATGTCCTGCTTGCCCAGCTTGACGCCGCCGTGCCGCTCGACCACGGCGAGGATCATCGCGATCCGGGGCGACTCCAGGCCGGAGGTGGTCCGGCGGGGCGAGGGGATCTGCGAATCCACCATCAGCGCCTGCACCTCGGCGACCAGGGGCCGGCGGCCCTCCAGGGTCACCGTCAGGCAGGTACCCGGCACCGGCTTGTCACGCCGGGTCAGGAAGAGGCCGGACGGGTCCGCCAGCCCGGCGATGCCCTCGTCGTGCAGCTCGAAGCAGCCGACCTCGTCGGTGGCGCCGTACCGGTTCTTGACCCCGCGGATGATGCGCAGCCGGGCGTGCCGGTCGCCCTCGAAGCTCAGCACGACGTCGACCAGGTGCTCCAGCAGGCGCGGGCCGGCGATCGAGCCGTCCTTCGTCACGTGGCCGACCAGGAGGGTGGCCATGCCGCGCTCCTTGGAGGCCCGGATCAGCGCCCCCGCGACCTCGCGGACCTGGGCCGGGCCGCCGGGCGCGCCGTCCAGCTCGGCGGAGGCGATGGTCTGCACCGAGTCCAGGATCAGCAGCCCGGGGCCGACCTGGTCGATGTGTCCGAGCACCGCGCCGAGGTCGGACTCGGCGGCGAGGTAGAGGTGGTCGGAGAGCGCGTTGATCCGGTCGGCGCGCAGCCGGACCTGGCCCGCCGACTCCTCACCCGTCACATACAGCGTGCGGTGCTGGTCACTGGCGGCCTTGGCGGCCACGTCCAGCAGCAGGGTGGACTTGCCGACGCCGGGCTCGCCCGCGAGCAGCACCACCGCGCCGGGGACCAGCCCGCCGCCGAGCACCCGGTCGAGCTCGGGCACGCCCGTCGTACGCGCTGTCGCGACCTGGCCGTCCACCTGCCCGATCGGCCGCGCGGGCGCGCTGACCGGCCCGGCCGCGGTCGTCCGGATCGGCACCGCGCCGTATTCCTCGACGGTGCCCCAGGCGTTGCACTCGGGGCAGCGGCCGACCCATTTGGGGAGCTGGTTGCCGCACTCCGTGCAGCGGTATGCCGGGCGCGGCTTTGCGGTGGTCTTGGTGCGGGCTGCCATGCGGCCAACCGTAGCCGGTGGGTCCGACAACCCGGCACGCGATCGGCCGCCGGTGATGCACGGTGTTGTTACCCGAAAGAAGTACAACAGCGGGGAAAAGCAGGGACGGGACCCGCCGCCTCTCTACCGTCTGGTACGTGACAACCAGGCTTGCTACCCCCGTGCCCGGCAGCTCTCCCACGCTCCAGGCCTACGACAGTTGCGTCGACGGGCTGTTCACCTACTGCCTCTCGGTGCTCTGCGAGCACGAAGCGGCCCTCGCCGCCGTCCGCGAGGTCCGCGACCTCGCGCTGCGGCACGGTACCCGGCTGGCCGATCCCGGCCTGCTCAGGGCGTGGCTGTACTCGCTGGCGCGGTACTGCTGCCTGCAGCGGCTGGAGCAGGGGCTCGGCACCCCGGCCACCCCGGCGAATCCCGCGCACGCGGAGCAGCGCCACCGGGAGCTGGCCTCACTCGCCTGGCCGGAGGCCGCCGGTACCGAGCCCGAGCAGCGCGAGGCCCTGGAGCTGGCGGTCCGTCACCGGCTCCGGCCGGCCGAGGTGGCGGCCGTGCTGGGTCTGTCCGGCGAGGCGGCGCAGGCGCTGCTGGCCGCCGCCGGCGCGGAGGTCCGCCGGACGCGGGCCGCGCTGCTGGTGCTGATGGTCGGCAGCTGTCCGGTGCTGGGCGAGCTGGGCGGGGCAGGGGCGGAGAGCTGGCTCGGGCCCCCGCTGCCCGACGGCGGGCAGGGCGGGCGGGTGCTGGGCCCGGCGCTGCGCCGAGAGCTGGTCCGGCACGTGGTGGACTGCCCGACCTGCCGGGGCACCGCCGAGCGGGTGGCGGGCGAGCTGGGCACCGGCCTGGCCGGGCTGCCTGGTCTGCCGGTCCTGCCCGCGCCGGCGACCTTACGGGTCGGCGCCCCACCCGCCACGCCGGTCGGCGGTTCCGGCGGTTCGGCGGGGGCTGCCTTTCTGGCGGGTGCGGCGGCGGGTCGCCGGGCGGTCAGGCCGGACGGCCCCGACGGGCAGCCCGAGCCGCGGTTCGACCAGCGGGGCTTCCCCCGGCACCGCGCGCCCAGCCAGGGGCGGGCGCTGGCGGTGCGTCAGCGGGTGGTGACCACCGGGGTGCTCGCCGCCGTGCTGACGGCTCCGGTGGTGGCCCTGTGGGGGGCTCATCGCGGGGGCGACGGCCCTGGCGGAGCGGCTGCGGTGTCCTCCGTCCGGGTGGACGCGGCGCGTGAGCGGATCGCGGAGCCGTCCCCGGCGCCCCCGGCCGGGCAGACGAGCGGCGGGCTGGAGCTGGCCGGTGCGGTGAGCGCAGAAACGTTGCTTCCGCCGAATCAGCGGCTAAACGGCGACGGCACGGGGGCGTCCGGGCCGTCCTCCGGTGCGGTCGGGCGGCCGGCTCCCGTCCCCGCCCCGGCAGCGGGCCGGCTCACCGTCGAGGTCGGAGAGTACGCCGGCCGGACGGTGATCACCATGACCAACTCCGGCGGCACGACGATCCAGTGGCACGCCGTGGTCGACGCCGACTGGCTGCGCCTGAGCCGGGACGCCGGGACACTGGCACCCGGCCAGCGGATCACCGTCACGGTGGTCCTGGACGAGGACCGCGCCCCGCGGCACCCGTGGACGGCCAGGATCGCCCTGCCCCCGTCGCAGGCGGTGGTCACCCTGCAGGGCGGCCCCGAGCACCGCGGCGGTCAGCCGCCGACCGCGGACCCCGGTCCGAGCAACAGCCCGACCAGCAGCCCGACGCCCTCGCCGACCCCCACACCGACAGCCCCGCCGACCGCCTCACCCACCGCCTCACCCACCGCCGGCGGCGGCACGTCCCCGACCGCCTCCCCCTCCCCGCGCAGCCCCACCGGGAGCCCCACCGGGAGCCCCCCAGGAACCCCGACGGCCACCCCGTGACCGGCACCGACCGGCTCGTCAGACCGTCAGACCCGAGACCGCGTCACCGACGTACGTGGCGCCCATGACGACCAGCACCACCATCAGGACCGCCGAGTTGTGGGCGGACATCCACGCCTTCCACTCACCCAGCACCTTGGCCGACCGGGCCCCGCCGACGAGGTGGACGCAGAGCGGTCCCAGCGTGCACAGCGATCCCACCAGCACCATCAGCACCACGGCCACCGTCTTGCCAGCACCGCTCGCCGTGCTGGTCGCGATGGAGACGGCGCCGCCGACCGTCAGCACCAGGTTCTTCGGGTTGGCCGCCACCAGTTGGGCGGCGAGCCCGGCCGACCTCTCGGGGGTGAACCGGTCGATGGTCTGCATCCACTTCGGCGGACTGCGCACATGGCCCGCGCGCGGCCGGTCGTGCCACTGCCTGAGGGCGAGGAGCAGCAACAGCACCCCGGCGGCCAGCTTGACCCACCAGGACCAGGTGGGCCGCGGTCCGGCGGTGTCCAGCCCCGAGCCGGCCAGCACCACCAGCGTGGCCACCGCCGCGAGCGCCGCGACCCAGCCGAGCGTGAAGGCGGTGCCGTTGACCCTGCCCCTCGGCGTGGCGAGCATCAGGACCACCGCGATCAGCGGCACCGGGCTGATGGCGATGCCGACGGCCGAGGCCAGCATCTGTCCGATCGCGTCGCCCATGGCGAGACCTCCCGGGTGGGCCGGTGGAGCAGCGTCAGCGGGGTCGGATCCTCGGCAGCCGGTACGAGCCGTCGAGCACCGCGGCACCCGGCTGGTACATCCGGAGGACCGGCCGGAACTCCCCCTCCGGCGTGGGCAGCCAGTTGGCCGCCTCGGCCGGGTCGCTCGGCAGCTCGTGCTGCAGGACGAGGGTGAGTGAGCCGTCCGCGCCGTGCACCAGGCCCGGGGTGCGGTCGCCGACCGAGTAGCGGTCGATCGGGTTGGCCACGAGGAAGTAGTCGGGAACGGCGTACATGGTGATCGACCAGAAGGCGTCCACCGGCGGAGGCGTGTCGAAACGCAGGGTGTACGAGCGGGCGCCGGTGAGCTTTCCGCCCTCCGCGTCGTCGAAGGTCGTGGCGTAGGCCGCCTCGTACGCGTGGTTTCCCCAGAGCCCGGTCCGCGCGGCGACCGCGCGGGTCAGGTAGGCGGCCCTGCGGTCGGCGATCCGCCACTCGGAGTCGTCGAGGGTGCCGGGGCCCAGGTGGTCGAGGTTGTAGTCGAAGAGGTGGAGGTTGGCACTCCACTCTCCGGCGGGCTGGTTCTCCGGTGGCCTGGTCGCCTCCTCGACCCGCTGCCGGCCGGCCTCCAGGCCCTTGACGAGGGTGGCCGTCCACTCGGGCGCGGCGGCCAGGTACGGGGAGGGGCCGGTGTCCAGCAGCCCGAGCGGGGCGAAGCGCTGCTGGTACTCGACGTCGGGAGCGGCGGGCGGGAAGGCCGCCATCCACAGCCGCAGCTGCTCGAGGAACCTCAGCTCCTCCGGGACGGCCTCGTCCGGCTGCGGCAGCCCCGCGTACACGCCGCCGGGCTCCAGCGGGGTGAGCGTCAGCCGCTGCTGGATCGCGAGCACTCTGGGCAGGTCCGACGGGCCGTCACAGGCGTTGCGGCCGACGATGCTTGCGACGACCGTCGGGGACTCGATCACCCCCACGCCGGGAGCGGGTGTGCCGTGCCAGTGCGGCGGGACGATCAGCCAGGTCTGCTCGGCGGTGCCGGTGGCCCGGCGGCCGATGTACGCGAAGTCGTTGGTCCAGGCGTCGACGAACTGCAGCACGTAGTAGGCGCCCTCGGTGTCCGGGACGTGCAGCACCAGCGGGCCCCCGGAGAGGTCGAGCTGGGCGGTCGAGTAGACCGTGTCGTTGTTCACGGAGACGAACTCGGCGTCCGCTCCGGCGAGCTGCACGGAGTGCCCGAACCGGTTGAAGTCGGCAGCCGGGATGCTGCCCATGCCGCGCTCGAGGAAGGCCTCCACCATGGCGAGGCCGGAGACCATCGGGCAGCCATAGACGTACGCGTCGGCGGCGAGCGCCTCCAGAGCGGCATCAGGCATGCGGTTTCCTTCCCGGGAGGGACTTCGGGGCGGCCGGCTCCCGGCGGGGCCCGCCGGGGCTCCCCGCGCGGCTCACCTCGGGGTGAGCGCCGGGAGGGTCCACCGGCCGTCGAGGACGGCCTGGTCCGGGCCGTAGACGCGGATGATCACGCTGAACGGACCTTCGGGTGCGGGCAGCCAGTTGGCGGAGTGCTCGGCGTCGGCGGGGCGCTTGTGCTGGACGTACAGGGTGAGACCGCCGTCCCGCTCGTACACCAGGCCCGGCGTACGGTCGCCGATCGAGTACCGCTGCAGCGGGTTGTCCACCAGCTGCAGCTCGGGGAGCGCGTACATGGTGGCGGACCAGAAGAACCTGGCCGGCGGAAGCTGCCCGGCTGGGAAGCGGAGGACGTAGTCGTGCTGCGAGGCGTCGGGCGGCCGGTTGCCCTCGCTGTCGACGATCCAGCCGCCGTACCAGGCCTCCTCCTCGGGGAGGCCGTAGAGGCCCTTCTGGACGCCGACCGCGCGCTTGAGGTAGTCCCCGCCGAGCTGGGCCCGCGTGCCGAAGAACCCGGCGGACCCGGTGGTCGCGGCGGCATCGGCGGCCGCCCGCTCCAGCTCGGCGCGGCCGTCCGCGATGCCCAGCTGCATGGCCTCCCGGACCTCCAGGGGGAGCGCGGCGGGTTCGAAGTCGCCGGCGCCCACGCCCAGCTCGGCCAGCCGCCTCCGCAGGTCGGCCTCGGCGGGCAGGACGGGGAAGAAGCCGAGCAGGAAGTCCAGGAAGACGAAGAACTCCAGGGTGTCCAGGACCTCCTCGCGCCAGACCGGCCAGACCGGGTCGTGGGCGGCGGGCGGCGCCGGGGTGCCGAGGTGGGCGCTGAGCGGCTTGAGGACGTACTGCTCCTGGACCCGCTGCAGGGCGGGCACGTCCTCCGGGCCTGCCAGGTAGGTCCGCCCGAGGATGCCCACCAGGTCGGTGTCGGCGCGGAGCACGCCGTCGAAGCCCTGCCCCCAGTCGCCGGTGAAGCCCGGGCCTGCGATCAGGTAGCGGCCGGCCTCCGAGCCGGTGGTCCTGGACCCGATGAACCCGACGTAGGAGGTGTCGAGGTCGTGGACGGGAAGGACGTGGTACCGGTCCGTCGCCGGGACCTCGACCACCCAGGGCTCGGCCCGCAGGTCCAGCCAGGCCCAGGAGTACGGGGTGTCGTTGTTGGGGGTCACCACGTCGGTGTTGGCCGGCGTGAAGGGTTGCGGGTAGTGACGGAACACGCCGAAGCCGCCGACGTGACGCGGGTCCGCCTCGTCGATGGCCTGCGGGTACAGGGTGCGGTAGTTCTCCAGCAGGGCGAAGCCCCAGATCCACGCCTCGGCCGCGGTGGTGCGGATCGTCTCAGGGTCCACGAGGGCCGGGTTGCCCATGCTGTCGATCTCCCCAACGCCTGGTCAGTCCTGCATGACATTCGGACATAACGGTACGAAGGGGATGCTATGTGCCGGTCGCCCGGTCGGCACCTCGAGGCGGGGTGCCGGACGTGCGCCTGCCGTGCCGGTCCGCCGGAAGCGAACAGCCATGTGCCCAGAGCGAACCCCGGTGTCCGCCCCCGGCATCGGGGTGAGGCTGCCGATATGAAGATCCTCGTCATCGGCGGCTCGTCCTTCCTCGGCCGCGCCTACGTCTCCGAAGCGCTGCGCCGCGGCCACCAGGTCACCACCTTCAACCGCGGCATCAGCGGCCCCG encodes:
- the radA gene encoding DNA repair protein RadA; the protein is MAARTKTTAKPRPAYRCTECGNQLPKWVGRCPECNAWGTVEEYGAVPIRTTAAGPVSAPARPIGQVDGQVATARTTGVPELDRVLGGGLVPGAVVLLAGEPGVGKSTLLLDVAAKAASDQHRTLYVTGEESAGQVRLRADRINALSDHLYLAAESDLGAVLGHIDQVGPGLLILDSVQTIASAELDGAPGGPAQVREVAGALIRASKERGMATLLVGHVTKDGSIAGPRLLEHLVDVVLSFEGDRHARLRIIRGVKNRYGATDEVGCFELHDEGIAGLADPSGLFLTRRDKPVPGTCLTVTLEGRRPLVAEVQALMVDSQIPSPRRTTSGLESPRIAMILAVVERHGGVKLGKQDIYTATVGGVKLTEPSADLAIALAVASSSSDTPLPSNLVAIGEVGLAGEVRRVTGVQRRLAEAHRLGFTHALVPPDPGKVPRGMKVVEVADIGEALRAIPGRKRAPAKPRTAPEKAVVPPPAAYPEELMEGWEPVDSDELR
- a CDS encoding DUF1254 domain-containing protein, yielding MGNPALVDPETIRTTAAEAWIWGFALLENYRTLYPQAIDEADPRHVGGFGVFRHYPQPFTPANTDVVTPNNDTPYSWAWLDLRAEPWVVEVPATDRYHVLPVHDLDTSYVGFIGSRTTGSEAGRYLIAGPGFTGDWGQGFDGVLRADTDLVGILGRTYLAGPEDVPALQRVQEQYVLKPLSAHLGTPAPPAAHDPVWPVWREEVLDTLEFFVFLDFLLGFFPVLPAEADLRRRLAELGVGAGDFEPAALPLEVREAMQLGIADGRAELERAAADAAATTGSAGFFGTRAQLGGDYLKRAVGVQKGLYGLPEEEAWYGGWIVDSEGNRPPDASQHDYVLRFPAGQLPPARFFWSATMYALPELQLVDNPLQRYSIGDRTPGLVYERDGGLTLYVQHKRPADAEHSANWLPAPEGPFSVIIRVYGPDQAVLDGRWTLPALTPR
- a CDS encoding ArsR/SmtB family transcription factor, producing MAKRDGEREVGDVATLKALADPLRLAILNVLMKSAPEPLTVKEMAAELGEPQTKLYRHVKQLEKADLIVVAETRLVSGIVESRYRTGHTSLRLSREIFSDDSADRPAALGTMLAAMDMVRTDFQGHYLGRRIDFAAPVDGSSGPPGLFSHFGMRLTPERLLRLRTQLGAILDQLADEGDSTEEDAVDVTLFTLLYAIKPTAAPDRA
- a CDS encoding DUF1254 domain-containing protein codes for the protein MPDAALEALAADAYVYGCPMVSGLAMVEAFLERGMGSIPAADFNRFGHSVQLAGADAEFVSVNNDTVYSTAQLDLSGGPLVLHVPDTEGAYYVLQFVDAWTNDFAYIGRRATGTAEQTWLIVPPHWHGTPAPGVGVIESPTVVASIVGRNACDGPSDLPRVLAIQQRLTLTPLEPGGVYAGLPQPDEAVPEELRFLEQLRLWMAAFPPAAPDVEYQQRFAPLGLLDTGPSPYLAAAPEWTATLVKGLEAGRQRVEEATRPPENQPAGEWSANLHLFDYNLDHLGPGTLDDSEWRIADRRAAYLTRAVAARTGLWGNHAYEAAYATTFDDAEGGKLTGARSYTLRFDTPPPVDAFWSITMYAVPDYFLVANPIDRYSVGDRTPGLVHGADGSLTLVLQHELPSDPAEAANWLPTPEGEFRPVLRMYQPGAAVLDGSYRLPRIRPR
- a CDS encoding BACON domain-containing protein yields the protein MTTRLATPVPGSSPTLQAYDSCVDGLFTYCLSVLCEHEAALAAVREVRDLALRHGTRLADPGLLRAWLYSLARYCCLQRLEQGLGTPATPANPAHAEQRHRELASLAWPEAAGTEPEQREALELAVRHRLRPAEVAAVLGLSGEAAQALLAAAGAEVRRTRAALLVLMVGSCPVLGELGGAGAESWLGPPLPDGGQGGRVLGPALRRELVRHVVDCPTCRGTAERVAGELGTGLAGLPGLPVLPAPATLRVGAPPATPVGGSGGSAGAAFLAGAAAGRRAVRPDGPDGQPEPRFDQRGFPRHRAPSQGRALAVRQRVVTTGVLAAVLTAPVVALWGAHRGGDGPGGAAAVSSVRVDAARERIAEPSPAPPAGQTSGGLELAGAVSAETLLPPNQRLNGDGTGASGPSSGAVGRPAPVPAPAAGRLTVEVGEYAGRTVITMTNSGGTTIQWHAVVDADWLRLSRDAGTLAPGQRITVTVVLDEDRAPRHPWTARIALPPSQAVVTLQGGPEHRGGQPPTADPGPSNSPTSSPTPSPTPTPTAPPTASPTASPTAGGGTSPTASPSPRSPTGSPTGSPPGTPTATP
- the disA gene encoding DNA integrity scanning diadenylate cyclase DisA, producing the protein MRASLSAIAPGTGLRDGLERVLRANTGGLIVLGFDKTVESLCTGGFVLDVEFTATRLRELCKLDGAVVLDKDITKIVRAGVHLMPDSTIPTDETGTRHRTAERVNRQTGFPVVAVSHSMRLIAMYVNGTRRVLEDSTTVLSRANQALATLERYKLRLDEVAGTLSALEIEDLVTVRDVTAVAQRLEMVRLIAAEIAGYVLELGTDGRLLSLQLDELIAGVEPERELVARDYFPERAAKRGRTVPEVLADLEALTHAELLDLQTVAKALGYSGSPESLDSAVSPRGYRLLAKVPRLPNTVIERLVEHFGGLQKLLAASIDDLQTVEGVGETRARSVREGLSRLAESSILERYV
- a CDS encoding MFS transporter, whose translation is MATVELTEVAGTQRPVPLRRNWRFQLLWGGAASAMLGTCVADTAYPLVLLAMTGSPAVAGAFGAVQFAASLVFGVHGGAVADRRDRRRILIAADAARFLTAASVVTALLLHRLTVVHTLLAAAVIGATMAYGGPVRMIAVRAVVPPEQMRQALAQEELRVSGASLIGPPLAGFLLGFGRAVPFLGTALASLLSLCAAVAVRFDGKAEPAEGGSHGGALDGFRHLMGSPLLRSTLAVTFALNLVGSAMLLPVMVLLRDGGSSTASIGLALSGEAVGGLLGALLVGRLHRLLGPGKLLLAVAWVCVPLFLVPLLPGGPVTVFVALAAMMLGIPSLRVMVDVLIFQRVPDELRGRVVAATMTVFMLGVPVGMLGSGLLLDHVPPAAALGLFAALLAAGLLPATLGRSLRRTEWPA
- a CDS encoding GAP family protein, which codes for MGDAIGQMLASAVGIAISPVPLIAVVLMLATPRGRVNGTAFTLGWVAALAAVATLVVLAGSGLDTAGPRPTWSWWVKLAAGVLLLLLALRQWHDRPRAGHVRSPPKWMQTIDRFTPERSAGLAAQLVAANPKNLVLTVGGAVSIATSTASGAGKTVAVVLMVLVGSLCTLGPLCVHLVGGARSAKVLGEWKAWMSAHNSAVLMVVLVVMGATYVGDAVSGLTV